Within the Glycine soja cultivar W05 chromosome 3, ASM419377v2, whole genome shotgun sequence genome, the region CTTGTTGGGTTGTTGTTCCAGTTGAGGTGGCATGGAGCCATTGCTAGGATTGTCGAAAACTGCCATTTGGAAGAATGAAACACAAACGCACTAcacaacttcttcttcttcagtgtGCATTGCTCGAATCATTGGCATCTAGTTGTTCTAGTTCAGAGATGCCCCTAATTCGAACGAGGAATAAGACATTTTTTGCCTTTTTAGATTTTGGAGTTTTGGTGGGTTAAGAGGCCGGTGAGTGATAGAGACCATCAGCTCAGTGAGGGCACAACCACGACGCAAAGAAAGGGGTGAGTGACTAAGGGCACAAGTGACTCAGTCAAAGAAAGGGTTCACGTGAACTTAAAAGATGCGCAAACCACAACGATTTCCTCAAAATATCATGGAAGTGTCACTTCTACGATGGTTATACCTTGACCCGTCATTTTACGCATCATTCGAAGACGATTTTTgtcatttaaaaatatcataattacaaaaatgtcaccgcctGAATATATTATGTTGGTTTCATTGGATCGACATCGAAAGTATGtcgtaaaaagttattttttctaGTAGTACCTTGAGACATGTTTTAACTATAATAAATCCCTGAGATCcaacttagatttttgtgtacaaaaaaaatgcatgttattttagtGTATAAGTTTTCACTATTCCTTTAGGGTTGAAAAATGACACTTAATTGACTATGATTTTTTCTACAAAAGAACATGCAACTATTGAAGTTATAAAGATGTATAAGAGTTTTATGTTCAAGATGCTTAGTTAGGTGAAATTATTATCCTTTGATAGTACTGTGtgtataaaataactttttaataaaaacatacaaAGGATATTATCTTATACTGCTTCAAAAGCTACTAAAGAAATGTGAGACTCAAGGTAGgtagaatttgtttttatctctTATGCACATAAGTAGGAGTTGCTTATGGACATCCAAAAATAGTTTTCCGAAActtctaataattttatatcaaagaTATAACCTTTTGAAACCAAGTTTCTCAAAATAATGATGCAAAAACAACAAATCAAAAATAGCAAGAAGGATAAAGCATACACGTGAATTATATTGGTTCACCCTTGACCTTAAGCTACATCTAGTCCCTACACCTATAGGATTTTCACTAACACAAGCGCCAACTTTGGtattatatttctttcttgGAGTCTCCATATAGCCTCTTACACCTAGTATCCTACTAGTCTCTACAAGCTCTCCCTAAGTATTCTTTCAAAAGACTCTCTAGGTTTCACCCAAGTATTCTCTAAGTCTCTATAGGCTATCTACTAAagtattttttctaaaactctctCCAAGCTCTAAATCCTCAATAGCACCTACAACCTGACTCACACAACAACTTGTTATGCTCACacacaaacttcaaaagcaTTAATCCCATATTACTCTTCTGAGGTTTCGTATACTAAATGGGTTCTATTTAGGGACATGTATTTATACATCTCTCAAGGAAAAAACCCATTTGTAAACCCTGCAGCCCCCTCGAGAAGATGTTTACACACTCTCTATGACTAGATTGATTTGACTGTAAAATTGAAGAGAGTATGAGCTAAAGAAGATTAGTATCAGAAGctaattaatgatatatatttcaatttggaTTCTGATTTATACCCTCTCTAATATATTTTCCTTCCTAGCAAAGAACTTCATCTACATTTCAATATCCTTATATAGACCCTTGAAGATGATCATTGTTGCTTCTTTTTCTTGATAGGCTTGGCAACCAAGGAAACTTTTGTGAGTTGTCCCCATCCCACGACTGGACCTCGCTTTTCCTTAGTTGGAACAACTTGCacatatttgattttgaaatagtGTTGTCGATGCTTGATATCATGTAGTAACTCATGACTCTTTCCTTCTCTAGCAAGGTCATGAGTTTTGCTATTCTTGAAAAGCAAGTCTTCTACAGATTAGTGTAATCATTTTTTGTTACTGTTGCAACTATTTTGAgactccttttcttttctctggTTGCCTTGTTACAATATCACTAGTAATTTGAGACTAACACCTTTCCtcaaatttaatcattaacTTTGAAAGGTCTTTTCATGATAGTGCCTTAATACATTCTTGCATGACATTGTTCTTCATAGTTTTTGGTGTGTGCTTCTTGATTGTGTAAACATGTTTGTCTTCAACAATGTATTTTGTAGTTTCCGATATCTACCCATTGACTTAAACCACCTATAGTTAGAATCATGCTTCTAGTCATATGCAACTTCTTGTATTTACAATTTGATATAGAACTTGTGATTTCccttttgtttcttgtttttttgcTTCTAAAGATGGACAAAATTCAGATTTAATAAAACTTCATTGTAGGCCTATGCTTTATACCTTTCTCCGTGGTTCTCGACTAAGTCTTGTTTCTTTAAAAGCACTCAAGCCAAACCATTAGTAGCAAAATTCTAAAAACTTAAAATGTGTTTCCTAAAAGTTTCTTATCATTAAAACATTTAGCTCAAAAAGGATTTTGCTTCAACAACTGAGATATGAGTGTATGGTATATATGATATCAATTACTCCCATCAGCTATATGATTTTCCATAGTACTAAGGCACTCATGATCTTATTTTGAACCTGTTGATTGAAAGTGCTTATTATATGTTGACATCTTGTTGTGGCCACACTTTGTAAGTTAATATGAAgtattgttttattataaatctaatAATCTGACTTATGTTGTTCAAGTGAGAAATTGTTggattattttataatgtaccatcattgttatatttttcttaaaacttaGATTAATTGGAtgacaaaaaaagtaaaattatgcCGTTTTATTAGTCCCAATTTTGTGatcattatattaatatttattgggataaatattattgttatagaGCACTATTCATAACATGTTGATGCGGTGAACCTTGTGTATGGACTTTCTATGATGCGTAAGTAAGCTAATCTtgagttaaattaaatttactatTTATTACATTGCAGTTTAGTTCTCCAATTAAGACTTCACAGAGAAAAACACAGTGGGATAGGAATAGTTTCTTTCCTCCTCCATCGATCACAGGAATTGAACTACGTAGTTTGCTTATCcagatattattaaatttactaTCTATTACATTGCACATATTACAATTAAGGATTAAACTGTTGATTTAGAATTTAATCTTGTTTTTTCCACATTCCATTATATGACTGATGTCTGGATActtctaataaatttcaacaGGTAGTGGAAAATGTGTTAAAAAGAATGTTTTGATAACATTTCTCATATTAATATAGTTGGTTCCAGGCTTTAGTGCTTGgattttgatattaaaaaaaattacaatacataaaaatatgccataattttcaaatcaatacaatgaaaatggaaaaatcaaatcaaattatgtAAAGGACATACATCATACAAAAATACTTCCTGAAACAATACACAATTAAGGACGGTGAGTTTCCAAACAAATGCAAACACAGGGTGTCAAACATTGACACATAATTGAAactttaacaaattaacaaaatataatggCAAACAAATGAATGGGTTTATGTATTCGGATATTCATGAATCTCATGCAAGAAATATACCATAATTTACCAATGAACTCAATTAATTCACTCTGCTGCATACTTTTCTGATCTGACCCTGTGCCCCTGTAAGTGGGCTAAGGTTGCTCATCTTGAGCATGGCCTTAGCGAAATCTGATTTGAAGAGTGATGGGTAGGTGGCATAATCTTTAACTTTGGAGTCCGTGAAACTGCCACTATAGAGCTGTTGGTCAGAGTGGAAAAGACCCTTTTTGGAAAGTAAATTCCGGTAGTAAGCATTGTCAAAAATGTCTTTAGTGGCGATATCTATAGGAGACAAGTTGTCATCACCACCACTCTTGGGACAATTGCTTCTCAAAAAATTTGCATACGAGGGTTCTATATCGCTATCGTTGTAAGCCCTTGATCGGAAGGTTAAACACCTGGCGCTGCCTATTGTGTGAGCACCTGATccattaagaaaacaaaattaatgatggaaattaaaatctatttttaataaaaataaaaatataaaaactaaaacaaaaaataaccatttttaaaaataaaaaaatatacttatacaAGTCTTTATTATATAACAGAAACCTAATTTTCCTTGTGCATGGTAACATACTAACAACATGTGTGAAACTTGCTAACATGCATGCAATAATGGGTATCTACCTGATAAAGCAACCATTTCATTTACTGTGAAACCCTTCTTTTGGAAAGCAGCAACAAGGTCATTAAGACCCAGAAAGGGAGCTGGTAAATCTGAGTTAGCTCCACTTAAACTTGCAGTGGTTGAGTCCCTTCTCCCCAAGCGAACTTGCCACCCAAGTCCACCAAGCTGAGAGAATTATTTCACACCGATTAGATTCCCATCTCAAGAGAAGATAGATTAAGAtctaaaaatgtaaaacaataTCATACTAtcgtccaataaaaaaatatcatccacCAAGCTGAGAGAATTATTTTGCACCGATTAGTTTCACATCTCGAGAAAATAAAGTTTGAATCTAacagtataaaataatattatattatcgtctaataaaaagtttatcttgtataataataaacttgttaactttttataataatagctaacttaaaaagttatactaatattgattgaaaaatctttttataatatcaatGTATAGAGCTTAAATAATTTCTTGTAGAAGTGTCTTCTGATTTTGCTTATTTAATTGGTTATTTCTGAAACAAGTACTTACAGCAACAACAGAATCCCTTGCAGCAACGGCTAAGATGTCAGCGCAAGAGAAAACCCCAGGGCACAAAATctctaattttgcttttatgtTGTCTATGACTTCGAAACCCCTTAGAGAATTAGCGTTGGGGAAGGCACCTTGTTCGCCCGTGAAAGTTGCAGTGTTCTTTAACAAAACCGATGCATCACATCCCTGCAAAGAGCAAAAATAAGAACATGTTTTAATAATTAGTCATGCTTTTCATTTCACgttatatgtttatttaataataagtaaaaatatacaCGACTAATTGTTGTATTTTATCTAATAGATGCAAAATATCGGTTAATTATACTTTTGCTCTTCaatatatattcttttgaaacaattaaaattttcaattattctAATTAAAAGTGTCACGTCCTTCCATTCAtccaattattaataaaaacggATCATATGGTTATCAACGTGACTTCACCGCACGCTATAAAATTGGCATCTTAATGGAAGTAAGAGCAGCATTATCGGTTGAATCCACGTTGTAAGGGAAAAAAATCACATAcgtatatattttatcttacagatacaatatatacaaactaCCTTATACATggataaattaaattctttaaaaaatcaagATGTTACCGATATTAATGTTCTTATGGAACAACTAataactttaatatatttaaatatttaatataaatatatataaaaatatatattcaaatgaaagaaatgacatataaataaaaagtatccgataaataaataaaacatgaaaGAAAATGGCATACTTTAATAGATTGAAGAAGTCATCATTGAGACGATTAAAACATTTTAGTCAATAATTGTAATGTCCCACACGTAAATTTTAAATTGCGTACTAATTTCTATTATTAGTAATTGGACGACCAAATTAttgaaaaagtaattaaaaagttGAGATATTTCTTAttactataataattattacgggactaaaattatattaattataataaaattaaaaggggAAAAGGTTTAGAAAAAAAGTCGCAGTCCTCTATATGTATTAATTTGCATTATATTAATGTTTCACAAGTTAAATTTATGT harbors:
- the LOC114406004 gene encoding cationic peroxidase 1-like yields the protein MAGCSQQRLIVMFLCLIGIVSATDLTSSAVSLADYELSTTFYLLKCPLGLFTINNLVTAAVRKESRMGASLLRLHFHDCFVQGCDASVLLKNTATFTGEQGAFPNANSLRGFEVIDNIKAKLEILCPGVFSCADILAVAARDSVVALGGLGWQVRLGRRDSTTASLSGANSDLPAPFLGLNDLVAAFQKKGFTVNEMVALSGAHTIGSARCLTFRSRAYNDSDIEPSYANFLRSNCPKSGGDDNLSPIDIATKDIFDNAYYRNLLSKKGLFHSDQQLYSGSFTDSKVKDYATYPSLFKSDFAKAMLKMSNLSPLTGAQGQIRKVCSRVN